In Deltaproteobacteria bacterium, the genomic stretch GACGGGTGCCGTGGCGCCGGGTGCGACGGCGCAGCCGCAGCCGCAGCCCGCGAGGTTGGTGGTGGTGGGGGTGGTGTTGCTGTCGTTCATGTCCCTGCCGACGCGCGCACCGACCCGGCATTACGACGGTGGCAGTGGATGATCGCAGCTGCAGTCGCCACAGCCACCATCGGCACAGCTGCCGCAGCACTGCGCGAGCGCGCGGCGCAGGCGTTCGCGCGCACGGAACAGGCGCACGCCGGCCGCGTTCGGCGTGATGCCGACCTCGGCCGCGACGTCCTTCACCGCGGCGCCTTCGAGGTCGACGCGGCGCAGCACCGTGGCTTGATCGTGGGGCAGCGCATGCGCGAGCGTCAGCAGACAGCTGCAGATCTCGGCGCGCTCGTCGGGTGCTGGCTCGGGCGCGCGCTCGAGCGCCCGCGCCAGCTCGTCGAGCCTGCGCGCGAAGGTGTCGTCGCGCCGGCGGTGATCGATCACCGCGTTGCGCAGCATCCGGTAGAACCACGCCACCACCGACTCGTGATCCCGCAGCTGATCGATGCGCTCGAGCGAGCGCACGAACGCCGTCTGCAGGAGATCCTCGGCCAGCGCCGGGTCGTGCACGCGGCGCTGCACGAACCCGAGGAACGCGCGCCAGCTCGGCAGCAGCGCGTCGATCGGCGAGGACTCGGGTTGATCGTGCATCGTGGGGCGGATCTCGTGGTTCATCGTAGCCTCCCAGGTCGGCGGTGCCAGCACCGCGCACGCGCGGCGTAGCGCGCCCGGTCGTACGCCGACGTGCGGCGCTGCGGCGTATTACCGCGCCGGGCGGTCACGCCGCGCGCGGTGACCAGCGCCACCACGCACCGAGCTGCACCGCCTCGGCCAGCGCCAGCGCCAGCGGCGACGCCACCGGCCCCCACAACAGCGCGCCGCCGCCCAGCGCCGCGGCGCGCAGCCCCAGGCCCACGAGGTCCCAGGACACGAGGCCGCCGGGGTCGCGTGCGACGCGGAGCTGACGGCCGATGGTGTTGGCCAGTCGCAGCGCAGCGAAGGGGGCCGACGCGAGCACGAGCAGATCGATGCGGTCGGCGACCTGCCAGCCGGCCGCGCGATCGATGATCGCGGCGCTCGGCGGCCACGCCAGCACGCCGGCCATCGCGACCACGCCGACGCCGGCGACGACGCCCCCCAGCAGCGCCCAGCGACGCAGGCTCGCGACCTCGGCGAGCCCCGCCACACCACCGACGCGCAGCGCGAGGATGGTCGCGCCCGCGGTCGGCACCGCGAGGATCGCGTTGACGAAGAAGTAGCCGTAGCTGAGCAACGCGAAGTCACCATCGCCTAGCACGTACAGGGACATCATCGAGTCGACCAGGCCGAGGTTCACGTAGACCAGCGTGTCGAGATAGAGCGCGAAGCCAGGCGCACGCGCCTTCGGCATCGCGCTGCCCGGCGCATCGTCGCTGCCGCGTCGCAGCGCCGACGGCAGCAGCACCAGCGCGGCCAGCAACAGGCCGCCGGCGAGCCCACCGATCGCGCCGCGGGCCAACGAGCCGCCGCTGCCCGCGACCCACAGCGTGCCGACCACCGTGCCCAGCGGCGGCAGCCAGTCGACCATCACGCCCAGCCGCTCGTGACCGTGGCGCTCCGAGAGCGCCCGCACTGCGCCGCCGTACGCCGCGATCACGACGCACAGCGCGAACACCAGGCTCTCGATCGACCACCACGCCGGCCGCGGGATCACGATCGCGAGGCTCGCGGTCGCAGCAAAGGCGACCGCGCTGCAGCTGGCCAGGCCGGTGCGCGCCAGCGCGGCCCCCGAGGGCCCCGGCGGCAGCGGGATCCACCGCGCCCGCAGCAAGGCGAGCGTGAAGCTGCGGGTCGCGTTCACCACCACCACGCCGCGGAAGAACAGGTCGGCGCCCTCGGTGGCCTGCAGCTGCCGTGCAATCACCAGCTCGCGGACCATGCCGAGCAGCAGCGTCGCGGCCGACAGCGCGGCCATCCATGCGAAGGTCCGCCGCGCCGCGCTCACGTGCCCCACTCGGCCGGCACGTCGGGCGACGACAGCTTGCCCTTGATGTGCAGCAGCGTCGCGGTCACGCGGGCGAAGGCTTCGCGCACCGGCGCCGCGATCGCCTCGCCGTCGACCAGCGACAACACCCGCAGCGCGGCCTCGAAGGTCGACATGCCGCGGGGGTCGTGCTGCGTGCGCACGGTCCAGAACGACGGCGGCCCCGGCGGCAACGCCACACACGGCAGCTCGCGCACGAGCGGTGCACGTCGCGACATCCGCGAGCACTGATGCCAGGTGCCGTCGAGCAGCACGATGCCGCGGGGCCGGCTCGCGAGCTGGCCACCGCTTGGGGCAACGTCGAGCTCGGGTGCGCCTTCGCGGGGGAACAGCACCGACCAGTCGATGGCGTCGTC encodes the following:
- a CDS encoding sigma-70 family RNA polymerase sigma factor; this encodes MNHEIRPTMHDQPESSPIDALLPSWRAFLGFVQRRVHDPALAEDLLQTAFVRSLERIDQLRDHESVVAWFYRMLRNAVIDHRRRDDTFARRLDELARALERAPEPAPDERAEICSCLLTLAHALPHDQATVLRRVDLEGAAVKDVAAEVGITPNAAGVRLFRARERLRRALAQCCGSCADGGCGDCSCDHPLPPS
- a CDS encoding DTW domain-containing protein — encoded protein: MSARSRMKPRCRGCSLTPETCLCATFPRVRSSVRFAIVQHAREAPKPTNTARLFERMVEGVTIVPYGMREPAFDPGPIADDAIDWSVLFPREGAPELDVAPSGGQLASRPRGIVLLDGTWHQCSRMSRRAPLVRELPCVALPPGPPSFWTVRTQHDPRGMSTFEAALRVLSLVDGEAIAAPVREAFARVTATLLHIKGKLSSPDVPAEWGT